Proteins co-encoded in one Opitutus terrae PB90-1 genomic window:
- a CDS encoding HAD family hydrolase, with protein sequence MKLEIPPGDFAGYIFDLDGTLIDTMPLHYRAWDEAMRRAGLTVALDEDLFYSLGGVPTRRVAELIAAHYGLKIDAQRVFHEKESLFTELQKDAQLIAPTVEFARKAAATHPMAIASGGPRDIVRRSLELAGLAPLFKAVVTADDVVHGKPAPDMFLLAAKLIGVAPERCLVFEDAEPGFKAAAAAGMRVVRVPSRIRCTKRS encoded by the coding sequence ATGAAACTGGAAATCCCGCCCGGCGATTTCGCCGGCTACATTTTCGATTTGGATGGCACGCTCATCGACACCATGCCGCTGCACTATCGGGCTTGGGACGAGGCGATGCGACGCGCTGGATTAACGGTGGCGCTGGACGAGGACTTGTTTTACTCGCTCGGCGGGGTGCCGACGCGGCGGGTGGCCGAGCTGATTGCGGCGCATTACGGGCTGAAGATCGACGCGCAGCGCGTGTTTCACGAAAAAGAATCGCTGTTCACCGAGCTGCAAAAGGACGCGCAGCTGATTGCGCCCACGGTGGAGTTTGCACGCAAGGCCGCCGCCACGCACCCGATGGCGATCGCGTCCGGTGGGCCGCGCGACATCGTGCGGCGCTCATTGGAGCTCGCGGGCTTGGCGCCCTTGTTCAAGGCCGTCGTCACGGCAGACGACGTGGTCCACGGCAAACCGGCGCCGGACATGTTCCTGCTCGCGGCCAAACTGATCGGCGTGGCACCGGAAAGATGCCTGGTATTCGAGGATGCCGAGCCGGGCTTCAAGGCGGCGGCGGCCGCGGGCATGCGCGTGGTGCGCGTGCCCAGCCGGATTCGGTGTACGAAACGCAGCTGA
- a CDS encoding outer membrane beta-barrel protein, giving the protein MKITRLIAVSALLTTGAYAAPFLAISDNAEIFLTGTLGVRADDNIFMTPDAQSDTIWDINPGVQLVFGRSSMLQGTWSVVESFANYSDHSDLNSNLFSTAFNAAYDDGKAKSTFNASFNEINQNTVDVRSNGDALIRRDVFAIGGQSEVNVSEKSSVAVGVQYTGTNYKRIGFSDSKVGTIPVSYYYEMTPKVDMALTYRYRQSWLQHGYDSKDHAVTVGARGEFTPKLTGQVHVGVTQRNFRHHKGLPDLDDKTLLGIDSSLSYAVSPKSTLQFGVSNDFDANSQGNQQKNLTIRGSAISNISDEWSVLIGASYRAINYYAQGGMTAKARTDDYMEGQIGATYKVNEYLQITGALALRSNKSDLDTSDFDNSVVSLAANLRF; this is encoded by the coding sequence ATGAAGATCACACGCCTTATTGCCGTGTCGGCTCTGCTGACGACGGGCGCCTACGCCGCTCCCTTTCTTGCCATCAGCGACAACGCTGAAATTTTTCTGACCGGCACCCTCGGTGTGCGGGCCGACGACAACATTTTCATGACCCCGGATGCCCAGAGCGACACGATCTGGGACATCAATCCGGGCGTGCAGCTGGTGTTTGGTCGCTCCAGCATGCTGCAGGGGACTTGGTCGGTGGTGGAGAGTTTCGCGAACTACTCCGACCACAGCGACCTGAACTCGAACCTCTTCTCCACCGCGTTCAACGCCGCCTACGACGACGGCAAGGCGAAGAGCACCTTCAACGCGAGCTTCAACGAGATCAACCAGAACACGGTGGACGTGCGGTCGAACGGCGATGCGCTGATCCGGCGCGACGTGTTCGCGATCGGCGGCCAGAGCGAGGTGAACGTTTCCGAAAAATCCAGCGTGGCGGTGGGCGTGCAATACACGGGCACGAACTACAAGCGGATCGGCTTTAGCGACAGCAAGGTCGGGACGATCCCGGTGAGCTACTACTACGAGATGACGCCCAAGGTCGATATGGCGCTGACGTATCGCTATCGCCAATCCTGGTTGCAGCACGGCTACGACTCGAAGGATCACGCGGTCACGGTCGGTGCGCGCGGTGAGTTCACCCCGAAGCTTACCGGCCAGGTGCACGTCGGCGTGACCCAGCGCAATTTCCGCCACCACAAGGGGCTCCCGGATCTCGACGACAAGACCCTGCTCGGGATCGATTCGAGTCTGAGCTACGCGGTCTCCCCCAAGTCGACCCTGCAGTTCGGCGTCAGCAACGACTTTGATGCCAACTCGCAAGGCAACCAGCAGAAGAACCTCACGATCCGCGGCTCGGCCATCAGCAATATCTCGGATGAGTGGAGCGTGCTGATCGGCGCATCCTATCGGGCCATCAATTACTACGCGCAAGGCGGCATGACGGCGAAGGCCCGCACGGACGACTACATGGAGGGTCAGATCGGCGCCACCTACAAGGTGAACGAGTACCTGCAGATCACCGGCGCGCTCGCGCTGCGCTCGAACAAGTCGGATTTGGACACCTCCGACTTCGACAACAGCGTGGTGAGCCTCGCGGCGAATCTTCGCTTCTAG
- the hisC gene encoding histidinol-phosphate transaminase yields the protein MNFQALVKPAVLTQPVYEPGKPIETVARELGLDPAGIIKLASNENAFGPSPRAVAAANLALGEGELYPDGGCFALREKLAQVRGLAPDQFIIGNGSNEIIELLGHALIGAGDEVVMGSPAFVVYKLVTLVFGGKAVEVPLVNHRHDLPAIRAAITPRTKLVYVCSPNNPTGTANTEEELLTFARSLPEHVVAVFDEAYAEYIPQAPDLRPLLREGRNVICLRTFSKIYGLASLRIGYGYAAAETIALLNRVRQPFNVNAIAQAAAVAALDDIEFTTRCRDANLAGLRQLEAGFRKLGLEYVPSVANFLVVRVGDGARVFDALQRRGVIVRPLKPYAMPEWLRVTVGTPQQNDRLLAELARYRDNP from the coding sequence ATGAATTTTCAGGCGCTCGTCAAACCCGCGGTGCTCACGCAGCCGGTCTATGAACCGGGCAAGCCGATCGAAACGGTGGCCCGCGAGCTGGGGTTGGACCCGGCGGGCATCATCAAGCTCGCGTCGAACGAAAACGCGTTCGGCCCGTCGCCGCGAGCCGTCGCGGCCGCCAATTTGGCGCTCGGGGAGGGCGAACTTTATCCCGACGGCGGCTGTTTCGCCCTGCGCGAGAAACTCGCCCAGGTGCGCGGACTCGCGCCGGATCAGTTCATCATTGGCAACGGCTCGAATGAGATCATCGAGCTGCTCGGGCACGCGCTGATCGGCGCGGGCGACGAGGTGGTGATGGGTTCGCCGGCGTTCGTCGTTTACAAGCTCGTGACGTTGGTGTTCGGCGGAAAAGCCGTCGAGGTGCCGCTCGTGAATCACCGCCATGACCTGCCGGCGATCCGCGCCGCGATCACGCCGCGGACGAAGCTGGTATATGTGTGCAGCCCCAACAACCCGACAGGCACCGCGAACACCGAGGAAGAGCTGCTGACCTTCGCCCGCTCGCTGCCGGAGCACGTCGTGGCCGTGTTCGACGAGGCGTATGCGGAATATATTCCCCAGGCACCCGATCTGCGGCCGCTGCTCCGGGAGGGCCGCAATGTCATCTGCCTGCGGACTTTTTCAAAGATCTACGGGCTCGCGTCGTTGCGGATTGGTTACGGCTACGCGGCGGCGGAGACGATCGCCCTGCTCAATCGTGTGCGGCAGCCGTTCAACGTGAACGCCATCGCCCAGGCCGCGGCGGTGGCGGCGCTCGACGACATCGAGTTCACCACGCGCTGTCGCGACGCGAACTTGGCCGGGCTGCGCCAACTCGAAGCGGGCTTCCGCAAGCTCGGACTCGAATATGTGCCGAGCGTGGCGAACTTCCTCGTGGTGCGGGTGGGCGACGGCGCGCGCGTGTTCGACGCCCTGCAACGCCGTGGGGTCATCGTGCGCCCGCTGAAACCCTATGCGATGCCCGAGTGGTTGAGGGTGACGGTGGGGACGCCGCAGCAGAATGATCGGCTCCTCGCCGAACTCGCCCGATACAGGGATAACCCCTAG
- a CDS encoding polysaccharide biosynthesis/export family protein, which yields MAVFTCWVQSAGAASSESSSASSTAPSVSRSDYVLLPSDLLRVQIFQEEDLTREVRISQENTINLPLIGAITTKGKNVRQLQEEIRDLYDHDYVVNPQVNVFVLEYAKRSVNVIGSVTTPGVVLFPQEQGLTLLDAISRVGGFNRLADRRKVKLTRTIEGKVNTYIINADDIIEGNTSANWPLVQDDVIFVPERIL from the coding sequence CTGGCGGTTTTCACCTGTTGGGTACAGTCCGCTGGCGCCGCGTCGTCGGAAAGTTCGTCAGCGTCGTCCACGGCGCCGAGTGTAAGCCGGTCGGACTATGTGCTGCTCCCTTCCGACCTGCTCCGGGTGCAGATTTTCCAGGAAGAGGACCTCACGCGCGAGGTGCGCATTTCCCAGGAGAATACGATCAATCTGCCGCTGATCGGCGCCATCACCACCAAGGGCAAGAACGTCCGCCAACTGCAGGAGGAGATCCGCGATCTCTACGACCATGACTACGTCGTCAACCCGCAGGTGAACGTGTTCGTCCTCGAATACGCCAAGCGCAGCGTCAACGTCATCGGCTCGGTCACCACCCCCGGCGTGGTGCTCTTCCCGCAGGAGCAGGGTTTGACGCTGTTGGACGCGATTTCGCGCGTGGGCGGTTTCAATCGGCTGGCCGATCGCCGGAAGGTGAAGCTGACCCGTACGATCGAGGGCAAGGTCAACACCTACATCATCAACGCGGACGACATCATCGAGGGCAACACGAGCGCCAACTGGCCGCTCGTGCAGGATGATGTGATTTTCGTGCCGGAACGTATCCTTTAA